A single Candidatus Goldiibacteriota bacterium DNA region contains:
- a CDS encoding FAD-dependent oxidoreductase: MKITDINSLNAVKAAGMKKIQPNTPMISVGMGTCGIGNDADKLFEAFAGAIGKKKVPVRLNQTGCFGFCAAEPLVNVYIPGMPLVILSKVTLKDVPSIVDSLAKGNMPVKKALCKIEEWDFLTSKIEYGKDLMEVPAWDEIPFFKGQKKMVLRDAGIINPADIEEYIAVGGYQALFNALTKMTPDTVLDEVRKSKLRGRGGAGFPVAKKWEIMKNVQAEEKYIICNADEGDPGAYMNRNEIESDPHALIEGMIIGAYVMGASKGVVYIRAEYPLAVERLKAAVKQCKALGIMGDNIFGTKFSFDLEYVEGAGAFVCGEETALMSSIEGKAGRSKPRPPFPAQKGLWGKPTSINNVESWCNIPLIINRGGDFFAKTGTDKSSGTKVFSLVGKIKNTGLVELPLGTPLESIIYQMGEGAGKNKKIKAVQTGGPSGGCIPVELFNTPVDYESLASIGAIMGSGGMVVMDQDNCMVDVARYFVEFTSSESCGKCTACREGLSQLLNILNRITRGKGKLEDLETLERLAYVIKDSSLCGLGQTSANPVLTTLRYFKNEYISHIIESRCNAGVCEDLFMALCENSCPLHMNIPAYLQMLKEGRLEEAFESTLRDNPLPGTMGRICHFHCQMRCRRESVDESVAQGEIHRYLADTMYKMGKEKQIYAKLIKEMLPKTGKKVAIAGAGPAGITLAYYLARLGHSVTVYDPHKEPGGILQYGIPAYRLPKDILQKEIEMLKKFGVKFVMNTLIGKDISTKALLKSNDIVYMAFGAQKESDLDIPGVKLNGVIPGYRFLENFAQGKKVKVGKKVAVIGAGNVAIDAARTALRLGADVTIVYRRDRNEMPANIHEIEDAEAENIKFKLLSGPKAVIEGPGKTVKGLEVEIMKLGGIDRSGRRKPVATGETEIIKCDTVILAVGEKVDPALAKELGVEINKDGTLKVDPFSYKTANTKVFAGGDAVTGPATAAEAMGTAKTAAGAIDFALMGENRFDKLFRKFEYKNEVPLKPEGGRNTKTKKVPAKERVRNFQEILSGYSGEQAKREAVRCLRCDVKSCQKQ; encoded by the coding sequence ATGAAAATAACAGACATCAATTCTCTTAACGCGGTCAAAGCCGCCGGAATGAAAAAGATACAGCCTAACACCCCCATGATATCTGTGGGAATGGGAACGTGCGGTATTGGAAACGACGCGGATAAGCTTTTTGAAGCTTTTGCGGGCGCGATAGGCAAAAAAAAGGTACCTGTTAGATTAAACCAGACCGGGTGTTTTGGATTCTGTGCCGCGGAACCGCTTGTAAATGTTTATATACCGGGGATGCCGCTGGTAATACTAAGCAAAGTTACATTAAAGGATGTACCTTCAATTGTGGACAGCTTGGCAAAGGGAAATATGCCGGTTAAAAAAGCGCTGTGTAAAATTGAAGAGTGGGATTTTTTAACGTCAAAAATAGAATACGGAAAAGACCTTATGGAAGTGCCGGCATGGGATGAAATTCCGTTTTTTAAAGGGCAGAAAAAGATGGTGCTCCGCGACGCGGGAATAATAAATCCTGCCGACATAGAAGAATACATCGCGGTAGGCGGATATCAGGCGCTGTTTAACGCTCTTACAAAGATGACGCCTGACACAGTACTTGATGAAGTAAGAAAATCAAAGCTGCGCGGCCGCGGCGGCGCGGGTTTCCCGGTAGCTAAAAAATGGGAAATAATGAAAAATGTGCAGGCGGAAGAAAAATACATTATATGTAACGCCGACGAAGGCGATCCGGGCGCTTATATGAACAGAAATGAAATAGAGAGCGACCCTCATGCCCTTATTGAAGGCATGATTATAGGCGCATACGTTATGGGCGCGTCCAAGGGCGTTGTGTATATCAGGGCTGAATATCCGCTGGCTGTTGAAAGGTTAAAAGCGGCGGTTAAACAGTGTAAAGCGCTTGGCATTATGGGGGACAATATATTCGGTACAAAATTCTCTTTTGACCTTGAATACGTGGAAGGCGCCGGCGCTTTTGTATGCGGCGAAGAAACCGCGCTTATGTCATCAATAGAAGGAAAGGCGGGCAGGTCCAAACCAAGGCCGCCGTTTCCGGCGCAGAAAGGCCTTTGGGGAAAACCCACCAGCATCAATAACGTGGAGTCGTGGTGCAATATCCCGCTTATCATTAACAGGGGCGGTGATTTCTTCGCGAAAACCGGCACGGACAAATCATCCGGAACCAAAGTATTCTCGCTTGTCGGAAAAATTAAAAATACCGGCCTTGTGGAACTGCCTCTGGGCACTCCGCTTGAAAGTATTATTTATCAGATGGGCGAAGGCGCGGGAAAAAATAAAAAAATAAAAGCGGTTCAGACAGGCGGCCCTTCGGGCGGATGTATTCCTGTTGAACTTTTCAATACGCCCGTGGATTATGAATCGCTTGCTTCCATCGGCGCCATTATGGGGTCGGGCGGAATGGTGGTAATGGACCAGGACAACTGCATGGTTGATGTGGCAAGGTATTTTGTGGAATTTACTTCATCTGAATCGTGCGGAAAATGCACAGCTTGCAGGGAAGGCTTGTCGCAGCTTTTGAATATTCTTAACAGGATAACAAGGGGAAAAGGAAAACTGGAAGATCTGGAAACGCTTGAAAGGCTTGCTTATGTAATAAAAGATTCATCGCTGTGCGGGCTTGGACAGACAAGCGCGAATCCGGTTCTGACAACGCTTAGGTATTTTAAAAACGAGTATATATCGCATATCATTGAAAGCAGATGCAACGCGGGAGTATGTGAAGACCTTTTCATGGCGCTTTGCGAAAACAGCTGCCCTCTTCATATGAACATACCCGCGTACCTGCAGATGTTAAAAGAAGGAAGGCTTGAAGAAGCTTTTGAATCCACGCTGCGCGACAATCCGCTGCCCGGAACAATGGGCAGAATATGCCATTTCCACTGCCAGATGAGATGCCGCAGGGAATCTGTTGATGAATCGGTAGCACAGGGCGAAATACACCGTTACCTTGCGGATACAATGTATAAAATGGGAAAAGAAAAACAGATATACGCGAAGCTTATAAAAGAAATGCTGCCAAAGACAGGAAAAAAAGTGGCAATAGCGGGCGCGGGGCCGGCCGGTATTACGCTTGCGTACTATCTTGCAAGGCTTGGCCATTCAGTCACTGTATACGACCCGCATAAAGAACCCGGCGGAATTCTTCAGTACGGCATACCCGCGTACAGGCTGCCCAAAGATATACTTCAGAAAGAGATAGAAATGCTGAAAAAATTCGGAGTTAAATTTGTAATGAACACCCTGATAGGCAAAGACATTTCCACAAAAGCGCTGCTTAAATCAAATGACATTGTGTATATGGCTTTTGGCGCGCAGAAAGAGTCGGATCTTGATATACCGGGAGTTAAATTAAACGGTGTTATTCCGGGATACCGTTTTCTGGAAAATTTCGCGCAGGGTAAAAAAGTTAAAGTGGGAAAAAAAGTGGCGGTTATAGGCGCCGGAAACGTGGCAATAGACGCGGCAAGGACAGCCTTAAGGCTTGGCGCGGATGTCACAATAGTTTACAGAAGGGACAGAAACGAAATGCCCGCTAACATCCATGAAATAGAAGACGCGGAAGCGGAAAACATTAAATTTAAACTTCTGTCAGGGCCCAAAGCTGTTATAGAAGGGCCGGGTAAAACAGTAAAAGGCCTTGAAGTGGAGATAATGAAGCTTGGCGGTATAGACAGGTCAGGCCGCCGCAAGCCTGTGGCTACAGGTGAAACAGAGATAATAAAATGCGACACAGTGATACTTGCCGTGGGCGAAAAAGTTGACCCCGCCCTTGCAAAAGAACTGGGCGTGGAAATAAACAAAGACGGTACTTTAAAAGTTGACCCGTTCAGTTATAAGACGGCGAATACAAAAGTGTTCGCGGGCGGCGACGCGGTAACAGGGCCGGCAACCGCGGCAGAAGCAATGGGCACGGCAAAAACAGCGGCTGGCGCGATTGATTTTGCGCTTATGGGCGAGAACAGGTTTGATAAACTGTTTAGAAAGTTTGAATACAAAAATGAAGTCCCGTTAAAACCGGAAGGCGGCAGGAACACCAAAACAAAGAAAGTTCCGGCTAAAGAAAGGGTAAGAAATTTTCAGGAAATACTCTCCGGATATTCGGGCGAACAGGCAAAACGAGAAGCAGTACGCTGCTTAAGGTGCGACGTTAAGTCGTGCCAGAAACAATAA